One Campylobacter concisus genomic window, GTATATAATCATCTAAAAACTCATTTGGTGCGAGTATATTTTGCATCTTCATCCTTTTGAAATTTTGCCCATTATAGCTTTTAGAGACTAAAAATTTAGAAAATTTATAGTAGGATTTTAAAAAAATTTCAAAAGGAGAAAATATGAAAAAACAAATCTCAACAAAAAATGCTCCACAAGCGATCGGACCATATTCTCAAGCTATTAGCTCAAATGGATTTTTATTTATCTCAGGTCAGCTTGGTGTCACACCAGCGTGTGAGTTTGCAAGTAGTAGCGTAGAAGCTCAAGCTGAGCAATCTCTTGAAAATTTAAAAAATATCTTGGCTGAAGCAGGACTTAATTTTGA contains:
- a CDS encoding reactive intermediate/imine deaminase produces the protein MKKQISTKNAPQAIGPYSQAISSNGFLFISGQLGVTPACEFASSSVEAQAEQSLENLKNILAEAGLNFDNVIKTTIFLADMGDFAKVNTVYAKFFKEPYPARSTVAVKTLPKDALVEIELIAAY